The following coding sequences lie in one Caloenas nicobarica isolate bCalNic1 chromosome 13, bCalNic1.hap1, whole genome shotgun sequence genomic window:
- the ZCCHC10 gene encoding zinc finger CCHC domain-containing protein 10, producing MQRGPASLPGLAANMATPMHRLIARRQAEANKQHVRCQKCLEFGHWTYECTGKRKYLHRPSRTAQLAKILKEKEKQLLLQQSTGESTAERKTKKKRSRSVTSSSSSSSASSAGDSSSDSDDSSTSSSDDDSDSDESSSTSSSSPSSSSTSSSSEFESDSSSSSSSSSSSTESSSDDEPPRKKKKK from the exons ATGCAGCGCGGCCCCGCCTCACTTCCCGGCCTGGCCGCTAACATGGCGACTCCCATGCACCGGCTGATCGCGCGGAGACAGGC GGAGGCAAACAAGCAGCACGTGAGATGTCAAAAATGTTTAGAGTTTGGACATTGGACATATGAATGtacagggaagagaaaataccTGCATAGACCTTCGAGGACAGCTCAATTAGCGaaaattcttaaagaaaaagaaaagcaactacTACTCCAACAAAG CACCGGAGAAAgtactgcagaaagaaagaccaagaaaaaaag ATCCAGAAGCGTGACcagttccagcagcagcagcagcgccagtTCGGCTGGTGATTCCTCATCTGACAGTGACGACTCTTCTACCTCCTCCTCTGATGATGACAGCGACAGTGACGAGAGCTCCTCTACTTCCTCGTCTTCTCCATCCTCGAGTAGCACGTCCTCTTCTTCAGAGTTTGAATCGGATTCTagttcctccagcagcagcagcagcagcagcacagagagtaGTTCCGATGATGAGCCaccaaggaaaaagaagaagaaatag